One part of the Oceanihabitans sp. IOP_32 genome encodes these proteins:
- a CDS encoding (Fe-S)-binding protein, which produces MTYLPNLLFAAILILSIGFFAKNVKKLVRNIKLGQDVDVSDNKSQRWKNLTRIALGQSKMVKRPISGFLHVVVYIGFVIINIEVLEIIIDGLFGTHRIGLSVLPVPVYGFLIGTFEVLAALVFIAVVVFWLRRNTIKIARFFKPEMKGWPKKDADIILYFEMVLMALFLIMNATDVSFQNLNSGNIISQFMAPWFSGFSETTLHLIERGAWWLHIVGILIFLNYLYYSKHLHILLAFPNTYYGKVKPQGQLDNLEAVTNEVKLMMDPDVDPYAAVPENENEPPAKFGASDVQDLSWVQLLNAYTCTECGRCTSECPANITGKKLSPRKIMMDTRDRLEEVGKNIDANNGEFKDDGKQLLGDYITKEELWACTTCNACVEACPISIDPLSIIMDMRRYLVMEQSAAPVELNNMMTNIENNGAPWPYNQMDRLNWKNE; this is translated from the coding sequence ATGACGTATTTACCAAACCTACTTTTCGCAGCAATACTTATTCTGAGTATTGGTTTTTTTGCTAAAAACGTAAAAAAATTAGTTCGTAATATTAAACTTGGTCAAGATGTAGATGTTAGCGACAACAAATCTCAGCGTTGGAAAAACTTAACCAGAATCGCGTTAGGACAAAGTAAAATGGTTAAACGTCCCATTTCTGGATTTTTACACGTGGTCGTTTATATTGGTTTTGTAATTATAAATATTGAAGTTTTAGAAATAATAATCGATGGTTTATTTGGCACACATAGAATTGGTTTATCGGTGCTTCCGGTACCAGTTTATGGGTTTTTAATAGGGACTTTCGAGGTTTTGGCGGCTCTGGTATTTATTGCTGTGGTAGTTTTTTGGTTACGCAGAAACACCATAAAAATTGCCCGTTTTTTTAAACCAGAAATGAAAGGCTGGCCTAAAAAAGATGCCGATATCATCCTGTATTTCGAAATGGTATTAATGGCTCTTTTTCTTATCATGAATGCCACAGATGTTTCTTTTCAAAATTTAAACTCTGGAAATATTATTAGTCAGTTTATGGCGCCTTGGTTTTCTGGTTTTTCTGAAACTACTTTGCACCTTATTGAGCGCGGAGCATGGTGGTTGCACATTGTCGGGATTTTAATTTTCTTAAATTATTTATATTATTCTAAGCACTTGCATATTCTATTGGCGTTTCCAAATACCTATTATGGTAAGGTGAAGCCACAAGGCCAATTAGATAATCTTGAAGCGGTTACCAACGAAGTAAAACTGATGATGGATCCCGACGTCGATCCTTATGCGGCAGTTCCAGAAAACGAGAATGAACCCCCGGCTAAATTTGGTGCCAGCGATGTGCAAGATTTAAGTTGGGTTCAACTTTTAAACGCCTATACTTGTACAGAATGTGGTCGATGCACCAGTGAATGTCCAGCCAATATAACCGGTAAGAAACTCTCACCAAGAAAGATAATGATGGACACCCGTGACCGTTTAGAAGAAGTTGGTAAAAATATAGATGCGAATAATGGCGAATTTAAAGACGACGGTAAACAATTATTGGGTGATTATATTACCAAAGAAGAGCTTTGGGCTTGTACCACCTGTAATGCCTGTGTAGAAGCTTGCCCAATAAGTATAGATCCGCTGTCTATTATTATGGATATGCGTCGCTATTTGGTTATGGAGCAATCGGCAGCACCTGTCGAGCTCAATAATATGATGACCAATATAGAAAACAATGGGGCACCATGGCCATACAATCAAATGGATCGATTAAACTGGAAAAACGAATAA